Genomic window (Streptosporangium brasiliense):
AGCACGTCCGCACGGTCGGCGCGCAGCTCGCCGAGGGCATCGCCGCGATCGACCACCCGCTGCTGGCGGGCGTCCGCGGCCGGGGCCTGTGGCTGGCCGCGGTGCTGACCGCCGACCGCTCCGCGCAGGTCCAGGCGGCGGCCCAGGAGGCCGGATTCCTGGTCAACGCCCTGCAGCCCAACGCGGTACGGCTCGCGCCCCCGCTGGTGATCACCTCCGAGCAGATCGCCGCCTTCGTGGCCGCGCTCCCCGCAATCCTTGACGAGGCCGCCGATGACTGACAACCGCACCGGTTCCACGCCGGCCAGGCACTTCCTGCGCGACGACGACCTGTCGCCCGCCGAGCAGGCCGAGGTGCTCGACCTGGCCCAGGCCATGAAGAAGGACCGCTACGGCTACCGGCCGTTCGAGGGCCCGCAGACCGTCGCGGTGCTCTTCGACAAGCCGTCCACCCGGACCCGGATCTCCTTCGCCGTCGGCATCGGCGAGCTCGGCGGCCTCCCCCTGATCATCGACGCCGGATCCTCGCAGATGGGCCGGGGCGAGTCGATCGAGGACACCGCCCGGGTCCTGGAGCGCCAGGTCGGCGCCATCGTGTGGCGCACCTCGGGACAGGAGAGGATCGAGGCCATGGCCTCAGCGTCCTCGGTGCCCGTCGTGAACGCCCTCACCGACGAGTTCCACCCCTGCCAGATCCTCGCCGACCTGCAGACCGTCAGGGAGCACCTCGGCAGGACCGCCGGGCTCACCCTGACCTACCTCGGAGACGGCGCCAACAACATGGCCCACTCCTACCTGCTGGGCGGGGTCCTGGCCGGCATGCACGTGCGGATCGCCTCCCCGGCCGGATACCAGCCGGACCCGGAGATCCTGCGGCGGGCCGGTGAGCTCGCCGCCGGGACCGGCGGATCGGTCACCGTGCTGCCCGACGCGGGTGTGGCCGCCGACGGCGCCGACGTGATCGCCACCGACACCTGGGTCTCGATGGGCCAGGACGGCAAGGAGCAGCGGGTCGCCGACCTGGCGCCCTTCCAGGTCAACGCCGAGCTGATGGGCCGGGCGGCCCCCGGCGCGATCGTGCTGCACTGCCTGCCCGCCTACCGGGACCTGGAGATCGCCGCCGACGTCCTCGACGGACCGCAGAGCGTCGTGTGGGACCAGGCGGAGAACCGGCTGCACGCGCAGAAGGCCCTGCTGCACTGGCTGGTCTCGGCGACCCGGCAGGCGGCGGGCGCGGGCGGGCATGACACCCTTGGCATGAGGCCCGAGAACGGGGCCGTCCGATGATTCCCATGACCAAGGTCGCCCGCCAGGCGCGGATCGCCGAGCTGCTGGAGCGGCAGCCGGTCCGCTCCCAGCCCGACCTGGCCAAGCTCCTGCTGGAGAGCGGGGTGGAGGTCACCCAGGCCACCCTCTCCCGGGATCTGGACGAGCTCGGCGCGCTCAAGCTGCGCGCGGAGGACGGTTCCCTGGTCTACGCCCTGCCGGGCGAGGGCGGCGGCCGGATCCCGCTGGCCAGGCTCGGCTCCGGCGAGTCGCCGGCTGCCCGG
Coding sequences:
- the argF gene encoding ornithine carbamoyltransferase → MTDNRTGSTPARHFLRDDDLSPAEQAEVLDLAQAMKKDRYGYRPFEGPQTVAVLFDKPSTRTRISFAVGIGELGGLPLIIDAGSSQMGRGESIEDTARVLERQVGAIVWRTSGQERIEAMASASSVPVVNALTDEFHPCQILADLQTVREHLGRTAGLTLTYLGDGANNMAHSYLLGGVLAGMHVRIASPAGYQPDPEILRRAGELAAGTGGSVTVLPDAGVAADGADVIATDTWVSMGQDGKEQRVADLAPFQVNAELMGRAAPGAIVLHCLPAYRDLEIAADVLDGPQSVVWDQAENRLHAQKALLHWLVSATRQAAGAGGHDTLGMRPENGAVR
- a CDS encoding arginine repressor, with product MIPMTKVARQARIAELLERQPVRSQPDLAKLLLESGVEVTQATLSRDLDELGALKLRAEDGSLVYALPGEGGGRIPLARLGSGESPAARLSRLAEELLVSAEASANLVIVRTPPGAAQFLASAIDHADWKSILGTVAGDDTILVISRDPTGGEAVAEALLRHADRRT